From the genome of Candidatus Margulisiibacteriota bacterium:
AGCGAGTTTCGCGCCTTCGGCGGCAAACACTTTGGCAATGCCGCTGCCGATACCCATCGACGCTCCGGTAATTAACGCAACTTTTCCAGCCAGTATTCCCATAATAATCTCCTTTAATATTCTTGATCGCCGTCCGGAGTTTTCATCCAGACTTTGTCTTTACGCCATTTGAAAATCAGCATATAGCCCCACAACAGCAGACCGACACCCATATAGCCGATGAAGCCGAACCAGGTCACAGGCGTAATACCAATCGTGCAGAAAAAGGCGATCACTATGGACACGGCCAGCGAAATCCAGCGCAGCACATTGCCCCACGGCAGGACAAAAGGCCGTTTCCACTCCGGATGTTTTTTGGCCAGCGCCATAGAGGAAATCGTGCTGATCGCGTAGCAAAGCGCGCAGGCAAAAGCCATGAGATCAAAAAATGAACGAATGCTCTGCATCATAATAAACAAAATGCTGATGCCCAAAATTAAGAGATTCGGCAAAATAGGCTGAGCGTGTTTGTTGGTGTACGAAAATGCTTTCGGCAGAAAGTTTTGCCGTCCCATAGCGTAGATCATCCGCACACCGGAATACCAGAAACCCAGCACGCTGGTGGCGATAGGCAGCAGCACGCCGACCACGCCGAGTAGCAAGGCATACGCTGTCCAGCCGGGAAAAATTGTCAGGAACGCTTTGATCGAAACGAACGGCGAGCAGTCGCCGTTATTGGTCAACTGCGCCCAAGGCATCACACCAGCCACTGCGAAATAAAATATCGCGTAAATTATGCCGCAAGTGAGAACCGAACCCAGTATCGCTTTTTTCTGATCGTGGATCGGAAAAGTACCTTCCTCAACCAGCGCCGGCACGGTTTCAAAACCAAAGTACGGCGTGATCAGGAACGCCGCGCCGATGCACCAGCCTATCCATTGCGGCTTGAGCGTGTCCGCACCACCCAGAGCGGTAGAGAAAAAGCCGCCAAAATTGGCCAGCGACCACGAACCGGAGAAAAACAATAACAGCGAAGTCAAAACAATGCCGCCAATTGCGGAAAACAACATATAAGTCTGGACTTTACCGGCGATCACATTTTTCAACATCGACAAGGCAAACCAGAACAGCAGAGAAACCACGCCGATGCCCAGCATCACACCGTCCGACCAGCCGAGATTAAACTGAAAATTGATCCAGTCAATAATACCCAGCGTGCCAGCGGCTGGCACTGCTATCCACGCGCACATAATCAGCCAGCTCGACCAGAAACCAGCGTGTTTGTTCAGACCGATAGTATTGAACACCAGCGAAGAACCGGCGCTGGGCAGCATCGTCGAGAGTTCCGCATACACATAAGCGATCGGCAGACACATCAAAGTCATCATAATATAAGCCAGAAATGTCGCGGGGCCGCAGTAGGACAGGAAAATACCGTCCCAGTAACACATAAACGTAAAAATCGCGCCGGTAGCCAGCGCATAGACATACAACAGGCTCAGCGATTTACGCAGAGCATTCTGTCCACCTTCTACAATATTTTTTACCATTTTTATTTACCTCCTCTAAATTTTTTTTGCCGTTCACAAATACTTGCCGAGATACTCTTCCGCCAGCCGCACACTGCCGTCCGCATAACCGACGCTCAACGCCTTTACCGGAGTGCTTCCGCTATGGCTGGTCAGCCAAGCCAGAAGCTGCAGCCTGCGCTGCATAATAAAGGTGTTAATTTCCGCCAGATCCGTTTTGGCTAGAGGCAGCACTTTTTGATAACCGGACAGCCAATTCTCGACCAGGTGTTTGGTGATCGATTTGTGCTCGATGAAACTCACAGCGGAAGCCAGATCATGCAGATACCAGCTAAAACCGCAGTCATCAAAATCAATGACTTTGATAGTCATGCCGTCCACCAACAGATTGGCCAGCCGCAGGTCAGCGTGGATCAAGCCGAAATTCTTTTTAGTCTGCCCGTATTTTTTCAAGCGTTTTTCAATAATGCCGGAAACTCTCGCCAAAATATCGATGCCCTCGCCGGTGAGATCCGGCGCATCCTGCCAGCGTCCCCAGCGAGGCTTGGCGCCAAGCATTGTGTCATGGTTCCAGACAAAACGATCCAGCGCGCGCGCCGTCGGCCAAGTGCGCGTGTTGCGGTGCAGATAGGCTGTTATCTCGCCCAGATCGCTAAAACTGCGTAACATTTCGGCTTCGTCATTTTCATCAGGCGCGCGGCCTTCCATAAATTCATACAGCACGCTGGTGTAGGTGTCTTGGGTTAGAGAGCTTTTTAAGAATTGAATATACTCGCCGTCCAGCCCTTTGAGCGGCTCGGCGACCACAACCGCCGTGTATTTTTTGACGTACTCCACCCACGTTAATTCCGCTTTTAATTCGCCAAGCGTGTGATAACCCGGACGGCTGATGCG
Proteins encoded in this window:
- a CDS encoding APC family permease, coding for MVKNIVEGGQNALRKSLSLLYVYALATGAIFTFMCYWDGIFLSYCGPATFLAYIMMTLMCLPIAYVYAELSTMLPSAGSSLVFNTIGLNKHAGFWSSWLIMCAWIAVPAAGTLGIIDWINFQFNLGWSDGVMLGIGVVSLLFWFALSMLKNVIAGKVQTYMLFSAIGGIVLTSLLLFFSGSWSLANFGGFFSTALGGADTLKPQWIGWCIGAAFLITPYFGFETVPALVEEGTFPIHDQKKAILGSVLTCGIIYAIFYFAVAGVMPWAQLTNNGDCSPFVSIKAFLTIFPGWTAYALLLGVVGVLLPIATSVLGFWYSGVRMIYAMGRQNFLPKAFSYTNKHAQPILPNLLILGISILFIMMQSIRSFFDLMAFACALCYAISTISSMALAKKHPEWKRPFVLPWGNVLRWISLAVSIVIAFFCTIGITPVTWFGFIGYMGVGLLLWGYMLIFKWRKDKVWMKTPDGDQEY
- a CDS encoding phosphotransferase, which produces MAGTKTKMPEITKAEQAVAVALDEELFDDLARDAIRQYFKEPYWEAGLLQLSENITYLVTNKLSRDRAVLRISRPGYHTLGELKAELTWVEYVKKYTAVVVAEPLKGLDGEYIQFLKSSLTQDTYTSVLYEFMEGRAPDENDEAEMLRSFSDLGEITAYLHRNTRTWPTARALDRFVWNHDTMLGAKPRWGRWQDAPDLTGEGIDILARVSGIIEKRLKKYGQTKKNFGLIHADLRLANLLVDGMTIKVIDFDDCGFSWYLHDLASAVSFIEHKSITKHLVENWLSGYQKVLPLAKTDLAEINTFIMQRRLQLLAWLTSHSGSTPVKALSVGYADGSVRLAEEYLGKYL